A single window of Candidatus Rhabdochlamydia oedothoracis DNA harbors:
- a CDS encoding IS30 family transposase encodes MIFNNQTQGETLPKGYHHLTYDQRCQIYILKARGDTSSSIANILKVHHSTISRELKRNKGQRGYRHQQAQEKAFLRKNSQPNKKMTPQIVTRIEEKIKLQWSPIQISGWLKRHGKEHVSHETIYNHIWKDKRQGGQLYRELRHRGKKYNKQRKGASGRGNMPGRIDIKQRPCIVEKKTRLGDWELDTVIGAGHKGVIVSMVERTSKLTKLAKVSHKTAEEVSQALIEQLKPIKDFVHTLTADNGKEFAYHQMVSFELETDFYFATPYHSWERGLNEHTNGLVRQYFPKTQSFLDTTSKDIERVETLLNNRPRKALNFETPLEVFTRLSTNMLCSGAQ; translated from the coding sequence GTGATTTTTAACAATCAAACACAAGGAGAGACCTTGCCTAAAGGCTACCATCACCTAACCTATGACCAAAGATGTCAGATTTATATTTTAAAAGCTAGAGGAGATACATCTAGCTCAATAGCAAACATTCTAAAAGTTCATCATAGCACTATTAGTAGGGAACTTAAGAGAAATAAAGGGCAACGAGGATACCGTCATCAGCAAGCTCAAGAAAAAGCATTTCTTAGAAAAAATTCTCAGCCCAATAAAAAAATGACTCCTCAAATAGTTACCCGTATTGAAGAAAAAATCAAGTTGCAATGGAGCCCTATACAAATATCCGGATGGCTTAAAAGACATGGTAAAGAACATGTTAGTCATGAGACCATCTATAATCATATCTGGAAAGATAAACGACAGGGAGGACAGCTTTATAGAGAGCTCCGTCATCGAGGGAAAAAATATAACAAGCAGAGAAAGGGAGCTTCTGGAAGAGGGAACATGCCTGGTCGTATAGATATTAAGCAACGGCCTTGTATTGTAGAAAAAAAGACTCGTTTAGGAGACTGGGAACTAGATACAGTCATAGGGGCAGGACATAAAGGCGTAATTGTATCAATGGTAGAAAGAACTTCCAAGCTAACTAAGCTCGCCAAAGTTTCTCATAAAACTGCAGAGGAAGTAAGTCAAGCGTTAATTGAACAACTTAAACCTATCAAAGATTTTGTACACACATTAACAGCAGACAACGGAAAAGAATTTGCCTATCACCAAATGGTTAGTTTCGAGCTAGAGACAGACTTCTACTTTGCAACGCCCTACCATTCTTGGGAAAGAGGCTTAAATGAGCATACAAACGGACTAGTTAGGCAATATTTTCCTAAAACACAAAGCTTTTTAGATACGACTTCCAAGGATATAGAAAGGGTGGAAACTTTACTAAATAACAGACCTAGAAAGGCTCTCAACTTCGAAACTCCACTAGAAGTGTTTACGAGATTATCTACAAACATGCTATGCTCGGGTGCACAATAG
- a CDS encoding TPR end-of-group domain-containing protein gives MNPRNLQSSVLLNQNHLQNLPEQSAATSLQAKGELALLKKYFDKGLNYFNKALSLEPTNFKLYFSQGLSLFQFAQEKQQKKPLLLANKRLKTAAQLNPNHLDIWQAWSSVLSALGFTYKNPKYFLEAHEKTTQAIDLCPLQKIDTLADLYADLGSIFLHIASYSQEPNDLHNAIQAFENAVNLNKTLLTDVWRDFGLACYRFASFVNEARFYFKANQYFKNALSLEPESASLWHLLAQTFCQLYTQTHDEDHFIKANEYFASAAQRSPKSLDIWLNWSLFLCETGKNLSDVKKLRLCIEKCNEALNVDPDHFLTQAICAEALSLLGMNLERLDLIHEANEKMSQIIEQKEDSPDIWHCYGSCLQCLGTYFKDIDFYYQAIEKFQIGLSINRTYHRNWHAIAKIYTAIGDLEQDADILYSSFKFYKKALYLKKSHFYLFDYAVALAKLGEMKHERCFLEKSIDLFEKALIIQKNAIFLYPEWLFHYACALDTLGDFFEEESYYLRSIEIFSQILMIDPNLYDVHHHLALALSHLGELTSAREYLYRAIHHYRLAVKQENENDTVLLDFALTLINLSQHLYDSAEIEQLYRDAEQKLFTASRLGNTQAYYHLACLYSLSNQIELSMRFLEKAVKADSLPPIEEMLQDDWLDNIRTTQNFHEFLSRLENSRNLEEY, from the coding sequence ATGAATCCACGTAATTTACAATCTTCCGTCTTATTAAACCAAAATCATTTACAAAATTTACCAGAGCAAAGCGCTGCAACGTCTTTACAAGCAAAGGGCGAACTTGCATTGCTTAAGAAATATTTTGATAAAGGTTTAAATTACTTTAATAAAGCTCTTTCTCTTGAACCTACTAATTTTAAGCTGTATTTTTCCCAAGGACTATCCCTTTTTCAATTTGCACAGGAAAAACAGCAGAAAAAACCACTTCTATTAGCAAATAAACGGCTAAAAACAGCAGCTCAACTCAATCCCAACCATTTAGATATCTGGCAAGCTTGGAGCAGTGTGCTCTCTGCTCTAGGATTTACTTATAAAAATCCAAAATATTTTTTAGAGGCTCATGAGAAAACAACTCAAGCAATCGATCTTTGCCCTCTACAAAAAATAGATACTCTTGCTGATTTATACGCTGATTTGGGGTCTATTTTTCTACATATAGCTAGTTATTCGCAAGAACCCAATGATTTGCATAATGCTATACAGGCCTTTGAAAACGCGGTTAATTTAAATAAAACATTACTTACTGATGTTTGGAGAGACTTTGGTCTGGCTTGTTATAGATTTGCTAGTTTTGTAAATGAAGCGCGTTTTTATTTTAAAGCAAACCAATATTTTAAGAATGCTCTTTCTTTAGAGCCAGAATCAGCCTCTTTATGGCATTTATTGGCTCAAACTTTTTGTCAATTATACACACAAACACATGATGAAGATCATTTCATCAAAGCCAATGAATATTTTGCTTCAGCTGCTCAAAGATCGCCAAAATCCTTAGATATCTGGTTAAACTGGTCTTTATTCCTATGTGAAACAGGTAAAAATCTTTCTGATGTCAAAAAATTACGCCTATGTATTGAAAAGTGTAATGAGGCACTTAATGTTGATCCTGATCATTTTCTTACCCAAGCAATCTGTGCTGAAGCTCTTAGCTTACTAGGAATGAATTTAGAACGCCTTGATCTCATTCACGAAGCCAATGAAAAAATGAGTCAGATTATTGAACAAAAAGAAGACAGTCCTGATATTTGGCACTGCTATGGGTCTTGTTTACAGTGTCTGGGCACTTATTTCAAAGATATCGATTTTTATTATCAAGCGATTGAAAAATTCCAAATAGGATTATCTATTAATCGCACCTATCATCGTAACTGGCATGCAATTGCAAAGATTTATACAGCAATCGGAGATCTTGAGCAAGATGCCGATATTCTCTATTCCTCTTTTAAATTTTATAAAAAAGCTCTTTATTTGAAAAAATCTCATTTTTACTTATTTGATTATGCAGTGGCTTTAGCTAAGCTTGGAGAAATGAAGCATGAAAGATGCTTTTTAGAAAAATCTATCGACTTATTTGAAAAAGCATTAATTATACAAAAAAACGCCATCTTTTTATATCCAGAATGGCTATTTCACTACGCATGTGCACTAGATACTCTTGGAGATTTTTTCGAAGAAGAAAGTTATTACTTAAGATCTATTGAGATTTTTTCACAAATTTTAATGATTGATCCTAATTTATACGATGTACATCATCACTTAGCATTAGCACTTTCACATTTAGGGGAACTTACTTCTGCTAGAGAATATCTCTATCGCGCTATCCATCATTATAGGCTTGCTGTTAAACAAGAAAATGAAAATGATACAGTGCTCTTAGACTTTGCCTTAACCTTAATCAATTTAAGCCAACATTTATATGATTCTGCTGAAATTGAGCAGCTTTATCGCGATGCAGAACAAAAACTATTTACCGCAAGTCGTTTAGGTAATACTCAAGCCTACTATCACCTCGCTTGTCTTTATTCCCTCTCCAATCAGATTGAGCTTAGCATGCGTTTTCTAGAAAAAGCGGTTAAAGCGGATTCTCTACCACCTATAGAGGAAATGCTCCAAGATGACTGGCTTGACAACATACGCACAACACAGAATTTTCACGAATTTTTATCCCGTCTAGAAAACAGTCGTAATCTAGAAGAATATTAA
- a CDS encoding acyl-CoA thioesterase, protein MFEYRTQIRMKNTDATGHLFFSEQFNLALEAFEEFLFNRAMDLDQMEMPIVHAEADYKKPLQLRDSLKITLGIKHLGNASFSVSYLLFNLKTQEEVGSVIIVHVCIDSMTKKSIPLPLKLREYLERHLWEKDFLNAALEEE, encoded by the coding sequence ATGTTTGAGTATCGAACACAGATTCGTATGAAGAATACAGACGCAACAGGACATTTATTTTTTTCTGAACAATTCAATCTAGCTCTAGAGGCATTTGAAGAGTTTTTATTTAATAGAGCAATGGACTTAGACCAGATGGAAATGCCCATTGTTCATGCAGAAGCTGATTATAAAAAACCTCTACAATTAAGAGATTCATTAAAAATTACATTAGGTATTAAGCACTTGGGAAATGCCTCTTTCAGCGTATCCTATCTTTTATTTAATCTTAAAACCCAGGAAGAAGTAGGTAGCGTTATTATTGTACATGTATGTATAGATTCCATGACAAAAAAGTCTATACCTCTTCCATTGAAGTTAAGGGAGTATCTCGAAAGACATCTTTGGGAAAAAGACTTTTTAAATGCTGCTCTAGAAGAGGAATAG
- a CDS encoding AMP-binding protein, translated as MLCPIALQAKENPTALAIETTLDSLSYQELDKLLSQLVKHLLSLGVSKGTRIAFVAPTSFKTVILLLALLRMGAIACPINPKFPQVQIEDLIQRLKPSHFINLDTLVFTASSYQIDPIIDTEQLFTFLATSGSSGKSKIACHTFENYLTSALATHLPLQLSKSSRWLLSLPLYHVSGLSILIRCMTIGLCVVLTDLKSIWEEIIPHRITHLSCVPTQLFRLKDQKCSLPLLSKQLQCVLVGGAHTSLSLFQSVKELPIFFTYGMTETTSMITLATKEDLRLKNLSMGYPISCCEIKIANDCEILVKGKNLFQGYWDGFQIHPPPCWFATKDLGKICLHNHLHITGRKDRLFISGGENIQPEEIEQALCSIRGIICATVLPKPDEEFGNRPVAFIEDIEQRSFAQVFFELHKILPSFKCPVSIWPYPKHLKNTSVKTPIPLLEQHLKSLFPKDVFRDTPLTSMEEV; from the coding sequence ATGCTTTGCCCTATTGCGCTACAAGCAAAAGAAAACCCAACAGCTTTAGCTATTGAGACAACTTTGGATAGCTTATCTTATCAAGAATTAGATAAGCTTTTATCTCAATTAGTAAAGCACCTACTCTCTTTAGGAGTAAGTAAAGGAACAAGGATTGCTTTTGTTGCACCCACTTCGTTCAAAACGGTTATTTTATTACTGGCTCTTTTGCGTATGGGCGCAATTGCTTGTCCGATAAATCCTAAATTTCCTCAAGTGCAGATTGAGGACTTAATCCAAAGACTCAAGCCTTCTCATTTTATCAATCTAGATACCCTTGTTTTTACTGCTAGCTCTTATCAAATAGACCCTATAATTGATACAGAGCAATTGTTTACCTTTTTAGCCACTTCTGGATCTTCAGGTAAAAGCAAAATCGCTTGCCATACCTTTGAAAACTATCTAACCAGTGCTTTAGCCACGCATCTACCGCTTCAACTATCTAAGAGTTCTCGTTGGCTGTTATCACTACCTCTATATCACGTTAGTGGTTTATCCATTTTAATACGTTGTATGACAATAGGGTTATGCGTTGTGCTAACAGATTTAAAATCCATCTGGGAAGAGATCATTCCCCATAGAATTACCCATCTATCTTGTGTTCCCACTCAACTATTTCGCTTAAAAGATCAAAAATGCAGCTTACCTCTTTTAAGCAAGCAGTTACAATGTGTCTTAGTTGGAGGAGCACACACGAGCCTTTCTTTATTCCAATCTGTAAAAGAACTTCCTATTTTTTTTACCTACGGCATGACAGAAACAACTTCAATGATTACCCTAGCAACCAAAGAAGATCTGCGACTAAAAAATTTAAGCATGGGCTATCCAATAAGTTGTTGTGAAATCAAAATAGCAAACGATTGTGAGATTTTAGTTAAAGGCAAAAACCTATTTCAAGGTTATTGGGACGGCTTTCAAATACACCCACCTCCTTGTTGGTTTGCTACAAAAGATTTAGGTAAAATCTGTTTACATAATCATCTTCATATAACAGGAAGAAAAGATCGCTTATTTATTTCGGGAGGAGAAAATATACAACCAGAAGAAATTGAACAAGCACTATGCTCTATCAGAGGAATTATCTGTGCTACGGTATTACCTAAGCCAGATGAAGAATTTGGGAATCGTCCCGTTGCTTTTATTGAAGATATTGAGCAAAGATCCTTTGCTCAAGTTTTTTTTGAATTGCACAAAATCCTTCCTTCTTTTAAATGCCCTGTAAGCATTTGGCCTTATCCTAAGCATCTAAAAAATACCTCTGTAAAAACCCCTATTCCTCTTCTAGAGCAGCATTTAAAAAGTCTTTTTCCCAAAGATGTCTTTCGAGATACTCCCTTAACTTCAATGGAAGAGGTATAG
- a CDS encoding enolase C-terminal domain-like protein produces MDVISWRIFRFQLTKKDKSIRSSHLVCLKDSNQQEAWAEISPLPGRSKETIDEALLQLINVLKGKKTSHLYSSVSFALATALKQFSFPPIPLCALLSGSKQEMMQQALLVAHKGFSSVKVKISQLSLEDAFAVLDSLRKTFSLRVDANQRFSFQEALYFFGQFPSLAFDFIEEPTWETSRLADFSHPFGLDETLEKNPDFRFENLANCKAVVVKPMIQGFFTTKKLMQHLEKKRTKLIFSSSYESGLGLMQIAHLAMQTKLYPLGLNTQSLFTEDILTPFPIFSSPICSCPFPAQIQTHLLQEIYCG; encoded by the coding sequence TTGGATGTTATAAGTTGGCGCATTTTTCGTTTTCAACTTACAAAAAAAGACAAATCGATTCGCTCAAGCCATCTTGTTTGTCTCAAAGATAGCAATCAGCAAGAAGCATGGGCTGAAATCTCTCCTTTACCAGGTCGTAGTAAAGAGACAATAGATGAAGCTCTTTTACAATTAATAAATGTATTAAAAGGGAAAAAAACCTCTCATCTTTACTCTTCTGTTTCTTTTGCACTGGCAACAGCTCTTAAGCAATTCAGTTTCCCCCCTATTCCTCTATGCGCTCTCTTATCGGGCTCTAAGCAAGAAATGATGCAGCAGGCACTGCTGGTAGCACACAAAGGATTTTCTTCTGTTAAAGTTAAGATTTCGCAACTTTCTTTAGAAGATGCTTTTGCTGTCCTTGATAGCTTGCGCAAAACATTTTCTCTACGAGTAGATGCAAACCAGCGCTTTAGTTTTCAAGAAGCCCTGTATTTTTTTGGCCAATTTCCTTCCTTAGCATTTGACTTTATTGAAGAGCCCACTTGGGAAACCTCTCGATTAGCTGATTTTTCCCATCCTTTTGGGTTAGATGAAACTCTAGAGAAAAACCCTGATTTTAGGTTTGAGAATCTAGCTAATTGCAAGGCAGTCGTCGTAAAACCCATGATTCAAGGATTTTTCACTACCAAAAAACTCATGCAACATTTAGAGAAAAAAAGAACAAAATTGATTTTTAGCAGCTCCTATGAGAGCGGTTTAGGGTTGATGCAAATTGCTCACTTGGCCATGCAAACAAAGCTCTACCCACTTGGTCTGAATACACAATCTTTATTTACTGAAGATATCTTAACCCCCTTTCCTATTTTTTCTTCCCCTATCTGTTCTTGCCCTTTCCCAGCGCAGATACAAACACATCTATTACAAGAGATCTATTGTGGTTAA
- the menA gene encoding 1,4-dihydroxy-2-naphthoate octaprenyltransferase, which yields MHAIQIWTLAIRLKTLIASISPVLIATTMAIKIGSFDWLIFLCTMCTALGIQITTNLANDYFDYLKGADTHQRKGFIRVTQAKLVSHKTMRQAIIISMLLTLLSGIYLVIIGKALIACLLIVSLCLSILYTAGPYPLAYLGLGDLFVWFFFGPIAVSGAYYLQIGSLSLEALLAGIAPGAISTAILTVNNVRDIDEDLLAHKKTLVSCFGKSFGKWEYLFCLLAAFGSLFFFHDSHPFALCTLLCLLPAGMLIKTMFTYKNPMELNLLLIKTGQLLCLFTALFCIGWML from the coding sequence ATGCATGCTATTCAAATCTGGACACTAGCGATTCGACTGAAAACTTTAATTGCTAGTATAAGCCCTGTTCTGATTGCAACAACGATGGCTATTAAAATTGGCAGCTTTGATTGGTTAATTTTCCTCTGCACCATGTGCACTGCTTTAGGGATTCAAATTACAACCAATTTAGCAAATGACTATTTTGATTATCTCAAAGGAGCTGATACTCATCAGCGCAAAGGATTTATACGTGTTACTCAAGCAAAGCTCGTATCCCATAAGACAATGCGCCAAGCCATAATCATAAGTATGTTGTTAACGCTTTTAAGCGGTATATATTTAGTGATCATTGGAAAAGCTCTTATCGCTTGCTTACTCATTGTTTCTTTATGTTTATCTATTTTATATACAGCAGGGCCTTATCCTCTAGCTTATCTTGGGCTCGGCGATCTTTTTGTATGGTTTTTTTTTGGTCCGATTGCAGTCAGCGGAGCGTATTATTTGCAAATAGGCTCTCTATCTTTAGAGGCATTACTAGCTGGTATTGCTCCTGGAGCAATCTCTACTGCAATCTTAACGGTAAATAATGTAAGAGATATCGATGAAGATCTATTAGCTCATAAAAAAACTTTAGTCTCTTGTTTTGGTAAATCATTTGGTAAATGGGAATATCTTTTTTGTTTATTAGCAGCTTTTGGATCTTTATTTTTTTTCCACGATTCCCATCCGTTTGCTCTTTGTACGCTTTTATGCCTTCTACCAGCAGGCATGCTTATAAAAACAATGTTTACATATAAAAATCCCATGGAACTGAATCTTTTGTTGATAAAAACAGGTCAATTGCTATGCCTATTTACAGCTCTTTTTTGCATAGGTTGGATGTTATAA
- the menB gene encoding 1,4-dihydroxy-2-naphthoyl-CoA synthase yields MQTVEEHVIWEIAGSYQDILYHKHSGIAKITINRPEVRNAFRPLTISEISHALQDARSDLNIGVVVLTGKGKEAFCSGGDQKVRGNAGYTDLEGTDRLNVLDLQKEIRGLPKPVIAMVSGFAIGGGHVLHLVCDLTIAADHSIFGQVGPKVGSFDGGFGSSYLARIVGQKKAKEIWFLCRKYTAKEALEMGLINCVVPYEELEGTTLQWCYEILQHSPLALRCIKSAFNADCDGQAGLQELAGNATLLYYMTEEAQEGRSAFLQKRSPNFSQFPKRP; encoded by the coding sequence ATGCAAACAGTTGAAGAACATGTAATCTGGGAAATAGCGGGTAGTTATCAAGATATTTTATATCATAAACACAGCGGTATTGCTAAAATTACCATTAATCGTCCTGAGGTGAGAAATGCTTTTCGCCCTTTAACCATTTCTGAGATATCACATGCTCTACAAGATGCTCGTAGCGATCTCAACATAGGAGTGGTTGTTTTAACAGGAAAAGGTAAAGAAGCATTTTGTTCCGGTGGGGATCAAAAAGTTCGCGGTAATGCTGGATATACAGATTTAGAAGGCACAGACCGTCTAAACGTATTAGATTTACAAAAAGAAATCCGTGGGCTACCAAAACCGGTCATTGCCATGGTGTCAGGCTTTGCCATTGGTGGCGGACATGTTTTGCATTTGGTCTGTGATTTGACAATTGCAGCAGATCATTCCATTTTTGGACAAGTGGGTCCTAAAGTAGGCTCTTTTGATGGAGGGTTCGGCTCTAGTTATCTAGCACGGATAGTAGGACAAAAAAAAGCGAAAGAGATCTGGTTTTTATGCAGAAAATACACCGCAAAAGAAGCTTTAGAAATGGGTCTTATTAACTGCGTGGTCCCTTATGAAGAATTAGAAGGAACTACTTTGCAGTGGTGTTATGAAATTCTTCAGCATTCTCCTTTAGCTCTTCGCTGTATAAAATCTGCTTTTAATGCTGATTGTGATGGGCAAGCAGGACTGCAGGAGTTAGCAGGGAATGCTACTTTACTCTATTATATGACAGAAGAAGCGCAAGAGGGGCGTAGTGCTTTTCTGCAAAAACGCAGCCCTAATTTCTCACAATTTCCTAAACGGCCTTAA
- a CDS encoding helix-turn-helix domain-containing protein: MQLKANFLTRNQKDILKARHRHERDKRLCDRIKSILLLDEGWTCPQVAHALLLDDDTIRRYYIYSEDGKEALLNLNYTGKVCWLSQNQLEQLKIYVKEEALHSAKQVINFAKDRFGIYISANSNG, from the coding sequence ATGCAACTAAAAGCGAACTTTTTAACAAGAAACCAAAAAGACATCCTCAAGGCTCGTCATCGCCATGAACGGGATAAAAGGCTATGCGATAGAATCAAATCTATTTTATTGTTAGATGAAGGGTGGACATGCCCACAAGTAGCACATGCTTTACTCCTAGATGACGATACGATAAGACGTTATTATATCTATTCAGAAGACGGAAAAGAAGCCTTACTAAATTTGAACTATACAGGAAAGGTTTGCTGGCTCAGTCAAAATCAGCTTGAGCAACTAAAAATCTATGTAAAAGAAGAAGCACTCCATTCGGCTAAACAAGTCATTAATTTTGCCAAAGACCGCTTTGGAATATATATTAGTGCCAATTCAAACGGCTAG
- a CDS encoding IS630 transposase-related protein, with translation MPKPYSMDLRKRVLQYLEENNDKMKASQLFQVGIATVYRWVKRKKQRGNVEPLKKKSTYKKIDDQRLIAYVEKNPDHFLSEIAKHFGLTLQAIFYALKRLKITRKKRLRFIRKGMRKQERNI, from the coding sequence ATGCCTAAACCTTATTCAATGGATCTAAGAAAACGAGTGCTTCAATACCTAGAAGAAAATAACGACAAAATGAAGGCCAGCCAGCTATTTCAAGTTGGGATTGCAACTGTCTACCGATGGGTAAAGCGTAAGAAACAAAGAGGAAACGTAGAACCTCTAAAAAAGAAAAGCACTTATAAGAAAATTGATGATCAGAGATTAATCGCTTATGTAGAAAAAAACCCCGATCATTTTTTATCAGAGATTGCAAAGCATTTTGGTTTGACTTTGCAAGCAATCTTTTACGCTTTGAAAAGACTCAAGATCACAAGAAAAAAAAGATTGCGTTTTATAAGGAAAGGAATGCGGAAGCAAGAGCGGAATATCTAA
- a CDS encoding IS630 family transposase, translating to MEAISPEKRVYLDQSGISQYVHRQYARSARGKQIFGGISGKRFGRQSVISALQGKKLLAPMCFEGTCNTDLFNVWLKQELIPNLTHGQVLILDNASFHKSKTTRTLIEESGYKMLFLPPYSPDLNPIEKYWANMKTKIRELLPTVANLSEALDQAVLSMSI from the coding sequence ATAGAAGCAATTTCTCCTGAAAAAAGGGTCTATTTGGATCAGAGCGGAATCAGTCAATATGTGCATAGGCAATATGCGAGGAGCGCGAGGGGAAAACAAATATTTGGAGGAATTTCAGGAAAACGATTTGGTAGACAGAGTGTAATTTCGGCACTACAAGGGAAGAAATTGCTGGCACCGATGTGTTTTGAAGGAACTTGCAATACGGATCTATTTAATGTATGGCTAAAACAGGAATTGATTCCAAATTTGACTCATGGCCAAGTTTTGATTCTCGATAACGCGAGCTTTCATAAATCAAAGACAACTAGAACATTGATAGAGGAAAGTGGATACAAAATGCTCTTTCTCCCGCCTTATTCACCGGACTTAAATCCTATCGAAAAATATTGGGCCAATATGAAAACGAAAATCCGAGAACTTTTACCTACTGTAGCTAATTTATCCGAAGCCTTAGATCAAGCTGTTTTATCAATGTCGATTTAA
- the menD gene encoding 2-succinyl-5-enolpyruvyl-6-hydroxy-3-cyclohexene-1-carboxylic-acid synthase has protein sequence MKSIAENNYYFSYQLIDQLVKQGVQDFFLAPGSRSTPLVLAVANHFEAHSHIHFDERGLAFYALGFAKARKKPVALIVTSGTAVGNLLPAVMEAKHDFVPLILLTADRPPELRDCGANQSCDQVHIFGSYVHWQIDLPCADELSSIKSLPTTIAQAVYYAQGPVHLNCMFREPLSSAHKSLELLPSIHYTRACLIPSSSIIEQYASHLKEHANGVIIATATSPVSPVIALAEKLNWPIFPDILSPLRAFNHPLIISHFDLILKTHPCSFETVIQMGERFVSKILLQTLEKSPPKFYLQVLEGPHRFDPAHIINHRMQSDPSSFCQMLCLKLNTSKTTSHLSFWQTRQLHTSKKLSDYFLKQTTLSEPAIAYLLEQKSAALFLGNSMPIRDANCYLSLVSGPVFANRGLSGIDGNIATACGIAIGAQKHTIALLGDLSFLHDLNSLVLVAKSPYPCTLIVINNQGGGIFSFLPLDQPKTIKETFFATAHEISFSSAAKLFSLAYYAPYDLISLKKLLQQDPHSCVIELAINREKNLLDHRQIEELLSEMFSSLKKS, from the coding sequence ATGAAATCAATTGCAGAAAACAACTATTATTTTAGTTACCAACTCATAGATCAGCTCGTTAAACAAGGAGTACAAGATTTTTTTCTGGCTCCAGGTTCTAGATCAACCCCTCTTGTTTTAGCTGTTGCTAATCACTTCGAAGCACACAGCCATATTCATTTCGATGAAAGAGGATTAGCTTTTTATGCATTAGGGTTTGCCAAAGCCAGAAAAAAGCCTGTTGCACTCATTGTTACTTCTGGTACAGCAGTTGGCAATCTTCTGCCTGCGGTAATGGAAGCAAAGCACGACTTTGTTCCTCTTATTTTGTTAACAGCCGATCGCCCTCCTGAATTACGCGATTGCGGCGCTAACCAAAGTTGCGACCAAGTTCATATTTTTGGATCTTATGTGCATTGGCAAATAGATCTTCCCTGTGCTGATGAACTCTCTTCTATAAAATCCCTTCCCACAACCATTGCTCAAGCGGTTTATTACGCTCAAGGGCCAGTTCATCTTAATTGTATGTTTCGAGAACCACTTTCTTCTGCCCATAAATCTCTAGAGCTTCTTCCTTCTATACACTATACACGCGCTTGTCTAATCCCTAGTTCTTCAATTATTGAACAATACGCATCTCACTTAAAAGAACATGCAAATGGAGTGATCATCGCAACTGCAACAAGTCCAGTATCCCCTGTCATCGCTCTAGCAGAGAAGTTAAATTGGCCTATTTTTCCTGATATTCTCTCTCCTCTAAGAGCCTTTAACCATCCTTTAATCATCTCTCATTTTGATTTGATCTTAAAAACGCACCCTTGCTCTTTTGAGACAGTTATTCAAATGGGTGAGCGCTTTGTTTCTAAGATTCTTTTACAAACATTGGAAAAATCCCCTCCTAAATTCTATTTACAAGTCTTAGAAGGGCCTCATCGTTTTGATCCAGCCCATATAATTAATCATCGCATGCAATCAGATCCCTCTTCTTTTTGCCAAATGCTATGTCTTAAGCTTAATACGTCTAAAACTACATCTCATCTTAGTTTTTGGCAGACAAGGCAATTACACACCTCAAAAAAGCTATCTGATTATTTCCTTAAACAAACAACGCTCTCAGAGCCTGCAATAGCCTATCTTCTTGAGCAAAAAAGCGCTGCTCTTTTCCTGGGAAATAGCATGCCCATCCGGGATGCCAACTGCTACCTTTCCCTAGTTTCAGGACCTGTTTTTGCTAACCGCGGACTCTCTGGCATCGATGGCAATATTGCCACTGCCTGTGGTATAGCAATAGGTGCACAAAAACACACCATTGCGCTTCTTGGAGATTTAAGTTTTCTACACGACTTAAATTCGCTAGTTTTAGTTGCCAAGTCCCCTTACCCATGCACTTTAATTGTGATTAATAATCAAGGCGGAGGTATTTTTTCTTTTCTTCCTCTTGACCAACCCAAAACCATTAAAGAAACCTTTTTTGCAACAGCACATGAAATCTCTTTTTCTTCAGCAGCAAAGCTTTTTTCTCTTGCCTATTACGCACCTTACGACCTTATCTCTTTAAAAAAACTTTTGCAACAAGACCCTCATTCTTGTGTTATTGAGCTTGCAATCAATCGAGAAAAAAATCTTTTGGATCATAGGCAAATCGAAGAGCTACTTTCAGAAATGTTTTCTTCTTTAAAAAAGTCTTGA